Proteins found in one Lutimonas zeaxanthinifaciens genomic segment:
- a CDS encoding DUF1573 domain-containing protein: protein MKKIIALSVLSLSLMLVSCNENAAKKIKSENLELAKERDKEIKIGGPKLKFDKTEHDFGVINEGDVVETVFTFTNSGKSELIITSAKGSCGCTVPEWPKEPIMPGDKGTIKVKFNSDRKPNLQQKQITLVTNTDQGKEILKIKAQVTPKAKVQQNS, encoded by the coding sequence ATGAAAAAAATTATTGCTTTATCCGTTTTGAGTTTGAGTTTAATGCTGGTATCGTGTAATGAGAATGCGGCAAAGAAGATCAAAAGTGAGAATCTCGAATTAGCAAAAGAGAGAGACAAAGAAATCAAAATTGGCGGGCCAAAATTGAAATTTGATAAAACAGAGCACGATTTTGGTGTGATCAATGAAGGTGATGTGGTAGAAACTGTATTTACGTTTACAAATTCCGGAAAATCAGAATTGATCATAACTTCAGCAAAAGGAAGTTGTGGTTGTACTGTTCCTGAATGGCCTAAAGAACCTATCATGCCTGGTGATAAAGGTACGATAAAGGTTAAGTTTAATTCAGATAGAAAACCAAACTTACAACAGAAACAAATAACCTTAGTTACCAATACGGATCAGGGAAAAGAAATCCTAAAAATAAAGGCACAGGTTACGCCTAAGGCCAAAGTTCAACAGAATAGCTAA
- the yajC gene encoding preprotein translocase subunit YajC encodes MIYQTIFLQAGGGGIGNYILIPLMFLVLYLFMIRPQMKRQKNEKKFQSSIKKGAKVVTTSGIHGKIVDLIDSDNTCVIETGAGKIKFERSAISMELSKKYAPKEVKKK; translated from the coding sequence ATGATTTATCAAACTATATTTTTACAGGCCGGAGGTGGCGGTATAGGGAATTACATTTTAATTCCTTTAATGTTTTTGGTTCTTTATCTATTTATGATCAGACCTCAGATGAAAAGACAGAAAAACGAGAAAAAATTTCAGTCTTCCATTAAAAAAGGAGCGAAGGTAGTCACAACAAGTGGAATTCACGGTAAAATAGTGGATCTGATTGATAGCGATAATACTTGTGTAATTGAAACAGGAGCAGGAAAGATCAAGTTTGAAAGGTCTGCAATTTCGATGGAGTTGAGTAAAAAATATGCTCCCAAAGAAGTGAAGAAAAAATAG
- a CDS encoding YbbR-like domain-containing protein, producing MPEIKGSNNTEVRQNQKKLRVFLVFLLLATLFWSLIKLSKEYIAEVEFELSYSDIPKNKLIQNDPEKKVNLTLKTVGFKLLNYSFKKRILDYSLTEIERKSGSMYFSETSKNTNFLQAQLSAETIVLNVEPDTLFFDLGVKKSKKVPIVSRVEFGFKTGFNFVGNYEVDPSEITISGPGKVIDTINEVLTSPTQFKDIAESFEYEVQLEAPNQVIVLEKDFIVVKGEVDKITDGSYNLPFKIINLPRNVIISTYPKEVKVVYQVALKDYSKIPENAFRVQVDYKQTMDNNLDYLIPELVEKPEIVTNVKIVPNKIEFLIKK from the coding sequence ATGCCCGAAATAAAAGGTTCGAATAATACGGAAGTACGTCAAAATCAAAAAAAGTTAAGAGTTTTTTTGGTATTTCTTTTGCTCGCAACACTTTTCTGGTCCCTGATCAAACTTTCCAAGGAATATATTGCTGAAGTCGAATTTGAGCTGTCTTATTCTGATATACCAAAAAACAAGCTTATTCAGAATGATCCTGAAAAAAAAGTTAATCTTACTTTAAAAACAGTTGGATTCAAATTGCTGAATTACTCTTTTAAAAAGAGAATTCTGGATTATAGTTTGACTGAAATAGAACGAAAATCAGGTTCAATGTATTTTAGTGAAACCAGCAAAAACACAAACTTTCTGCAGGCTCAGCTTTCCGCTGAAACTATTGTTTTGAATGTCGAACCAGATACGCTGTTTTTTGATCTTGGTGTAAAAAAATCGAAAAAGGTTCCGATCGTTTCAAGAGTTGAATTTGGTTTTAAGACCGGATTTAATTTTGTGGGAAATTATGAGGTTGATCCTTCCGAAATAACAATTTCGGGACCCGGGAAAGTAATTGATACCATCAATGAGGTCTTAACATCTCCAACACAATTTAAGGATATTGCGGAGTCTTTTGAGTATGAGGTTCAGTTGGAAGCTCCAAATCAAGTAATCGTTCTCGAAAAGGATTTTATTGTTGTCAAGGGTGAGGTGGACAAGATTACTGATGGTTCTTACAACTTACCTTTTAAAATAATCAATCTGCCTAGAAATGTGATCATAAGCACGTATCCCAAGGAAGTAAAAGTAGTTTATCAGGTGGCGTTAAAAGACTACAGCAAGATTCCGGAAAATGCCTTCAGGGTGCAAGTGGACTATAAACAGACCATGGATAATAATCTGGATTATCTTATACCGGAACTGGTTGAAAAACCTGAGATCGTCACCAATGTTAAAATCGTTCCCAATAAAATTGAATTTCTTATCAAGAAATAA
- the coaE gene encoding dephospho-CoA kinase (Dephospho-CoA kinase (CoaE) performs the final step in coenzyme A biosynthesis.) encodes MKKVGLTGGIGSGKSTVAKMFEDLNVPVYYADDRAKWLMVNSVELKEIIQNEFGTESYIDGKLNRAYLAAKVFTNRTELDKLNSLVHPAVRKDFDKWMENQNSPYVIQENPLIFENENEDHFDVVISVIADEEIRIERVMSRDGHSRGDVVNRIKNQTSDQTRKSKSDFIIQNIDFNDTRSQVLKIHKKLLA; translated from the coding sequence TTGAAAAAAGTTGGCTTAACTGGCGGAATTGGAAGCGGAAAGAGTACCGTGGCTAAAATGTTTGAGGATCTTAACGTCCCCGTCTATTACGCTGATGACAGGGCAAAATGGCTGATGGTCAATTCTGTAGAACTCAAGGAAATCATCCAAAACGAGTTTGGCACTGAATCTTATATTGACGGGAAATTGAACAGGGCCTATCTGGCAGCAAAGGTTTTTACAAACAGAACAGAACTTGATAAATTAAATTCTTTGGTTCATCCTGCTGTTAGAAAGGATTTTGATAAATGGATGGAAAATCAAAACAGTCCTTACGTGATTCAGGAGAATCCGTTAATTTTTGAAAATGAAAATGAGGATCATTTTGATGTTGTCATATCGGTTATAGCGGATGAGGAAATAAGGATTGAAAGGGTCATGTCTCGTGACGGCCATTCAAGAGGGGATGTGGTCAATCGAATAAAAAACCAAACTTCCGATCAGACGAGAAAATCTAAATCTGATTTTATCATTCAAAACATAGATTTCAACGATACCCGATCACAGGTTTTGAAGATTCACAAAAAACTACTCGCCTAA
- a CDS encoding sensor histidine kinase codes for MSKRIFVLLVVLMVISLLGIITVQIFWIRSSIEMREEQFSTSVKFALARVSENIQKREFKDNISRYAPLIDSMQKSKQSNVRDFVFQQIDTSRNEIFTFRQSILENNYKSQISPFETDTVNFKTFLSREETQIEKIEFNSKDFSELSPKDRMVKVERLDKYDKLELEGIFKNIVARTPIHDRVSSNEIRMNLDNELRARNIETKFEFGVFNEDLITKVKSDRFVEKRGYTYNVPLFVTDDIEDYTLYVSFPDKKEYILSTISWILILSALFIFIIILSFASALYQLIRQKQISEIKTDFINNMTHEFKTPIATINLAIDSIRNPKIIGDKEKVIRYSQMIREENKRMHAQVENVLRISKLEKNQLDLSKDVVDLHDIIEDAVSHVSLIIRDREGEINFDLGAKQTEVSASRFHMTNVVTNMLDNAIKYSEGPPIIRMETVNAGNSIVLKITDKGIGMSKNVQKKVFNKFYREQTGNVHNVKGHGLGLSYVKSIVEKHHGQVYVESEKGKGSTFTMKLPII; via the coding sequence ATGAGTAAACGAATTTTTGTACTTTTAGTCGTATTGATGGTGATTTCATTGCTAGGGATCATTACGGTTCAGATTTTCTGGATCCGTTCATCAATTGAGATGAGAGAAGAGCAATTTTCTACAAGTGTGAAGTTCGCCTTGGCCAGAGTATCTGAAAATATTCAGAAAAGAGAGTTCAAAGATAATATCTCGAGATATGCCCCTTTGATCGACAGTATGCAGAAATCAAAACAAAGTAATGTTCGGGATTTTGTATTTCAGCAGATCGATACCAGCAGAAATGAGATTTTTACTTTTAGGCAGAGTATTCTGGAAAACAATTATAAGTCACAGATATCTCCTTTTGAAACAGATACGGTTAATTTTAAAACCTTTTTAAGCAGAGAAGAAACTCAAATTGAAAAGATTGAATTCAATTCCAAGGATTTTTCGGAATTGTCACCAAAGGACAGAATGGTTAAGGTGGAAAGGCTCGACAAGTATGATAAGCTCGAATTGGAAGGTATTTTCAAGAATATAGTGGCAAGAACGCCAATACATGACCGGGTGAGTTCCAATGAGATTCGTATGAATCTGGACAATGAGCTGAGAGCCAGAAATATAGAAACAAAGTTTGAATTTGGCGTATTTAATGAGGATCTCATCACAAAAGTAAAGTCGGACAGATTTGTTGAAAAAAGAGGCTATACATATAATGTTCCTTTGTTTGTGACCGATGATATTGAGGATTATACGCTGTATGTGAGTTTTCCGGATAAAAAGGAATATATATTATCGACGATCTCATGGATATTGATCCTTTCGGCTCTTTTTATTTTTATTATCATTTTGTCTTTTGCGAGTGCCTTGTATCAGCTGATCAGGCAAAAGCAGATCTCAGAAATAAAAACGGATTTTATCAATAACATGACTCATGAGTTTAAAACACCGATTGCTACAATAAACCTGGCCATCGATTCAATAAGAAACCCGAAAATTATTGGAGACAAGGAAAAGGTGATAAGATATTCTCAAATGATTCGTGAGGAAAACAAAAGGATGCATGCTCAGGTAGAAAATGTACTGAGAATTTCCAAACTGGAGAAGAATCAGTTGGATCTTAGTAAGGATGTAGTGGATTTACACGACATAATTGAAGATGCAGTGTCTCATGTGAGTTTGATTATCAGGGACCGGGAAGGTGAAATTAATTTTGATCTGGGGGCTAAGCAAACAGAGGTTTCGGCAAGTAGGTTTCATATGACGAACGTGGTGACCAATATGCTCGATAATGCCATCAAGTATTCGGAAGGGCCGCCAATCATAAGGATGGAAACTGTTAATGCCGGAAATTCAATTGTTTTAAAAATTACAGATAAAGGAATCGGCATGTCAAAAAATGTTCAGAAAAAAGTGTTTAATAAATTTTACAGAGAGCAGACGGGTAACGTCCATAATGTCAAGGGACACGGTCTTGGTTTATCCTATGTAAAAAGCATCGTTGAAAAACACCATGGACAGGTTTATGTTGAAAGTGAAAAAGGGAAGGGAAGCACGTTTACAATGAAACTACCAATAATTTAA
- a CDS encoding response regulator transcription factor, with translation MANKKILLVEDDPNFGTVLKDYLALNDYDVHHAKDGLDGLIAFKNDDFDICILDVMMPKKDGFSLAKDIRSVNADIPIIFLTAKSMKEDVLKGYQVGADDYLNKPFDSEILLHKIKAILQRKESDAANDDNQFEFEIGKFHLNSKLRQLSFDGEEPRKLSPKENKLLKLLALYKNDLLPRDLALTKIWRDDNYFTSRSMDVYIAKLRKYLKLDENVEIINIHGEGFRLVVN, from the coding sequence ATGGCAAATAAAAAAATATTACTCGTCGAGGATGATCCTAATTTTGGAACCGTTTTAAAAGATTATTTGGCACTAAATGATTATGATGTACATCACGCCAAAGATGGTTTAGATGGCTTAATTGCCTTTAAAAATGATGATTTTGACATTTGTATTTTGGATGTAATGATGCCCAAAAAAGATGGTTTTTCTCTTGCTAAGGATATTAGGTCGGTGAATGCCGATATTCCTATCATTTTTTTAACTGCCAAATCCATGAAAGAAGATGTGTTAAAAGGGTATCAGGTTGGAGCAGACGATTATTTGAACAAACCTTTTGATTCTGAGATCCTCCTTCACAAGATCAAAGCCATACTTCAAAGAAAAGAATCTGATGCTGCAAATGATGATAATCAGTTCGAATTTGAAATTGGAAAATTTCATTTGAATTCAAAACTTCGACAATTAAGTTTTGACGGGGAGGAACCTCGTAAACTGTCTCCTAAAGAGAATAAGTTACTGAAATTGTTGGCGTTGTATAAAAATGATCTTTTACCGAGAGATCTGGCATTGACGAAAATATGGAGAGATGACAATTATTTCACCTCAAGAAGTATGGATGTTTATATTGCCAAGCTGAGGAAATACCTGAAACTGGATGAGAATGTTGAAATCATTAATATCCATGGTGAAGGGTTCCGACTTGTCGTCAATTAG
- a CDS encoding L-threonylcarbamoyladenylate synthase has protein sequence MSKLLKLYENNPDPRIVDQAVQILRDGGLIIYPTDTVYGLGCDITKVRALERVAKLKQVKLEKANFSFICYDLSNLSEYVRQIDTPSYKILRRALPGPYTFILKGNNNLPKAFKKKKTVGIRVPDNNIIRTIVMELGNPIVSTSIYDEDDVIEYTTDPELIYEKWRDRVDLVIDGGYGGNIASTIIDLTEDEIVVVREGKGPVEVL, from the coding sequence ATGTCTAAACTATTGAAATTATATGAAAATAATCCTGATCCAAGAATTGTTGATCAAGCGGTTCAAATCTTAAGAGATGGAGGGCTGATCATCTATCCAACGGATACGGTATACGGATTGGGTTGTGATATTACCAAAGTCAGGGCCCTGGAGCGCGTCGCAAAATTAAAACAGGTCAAACTGGAGAAAGCCAACTTTTCTTTTATTTGTTATGATTTAAGTAATTTATCGGAGTATGTGCGTCAGATCGATACACCTTCATATAAAATTTTGAGAAGAGCCTTGCCCGGACCCTACACTTTCATTTTAAAGGGTAACAATAACCTTCCGAAAGCCTTTAAAAAGAAAAAGACAGTTGGTATTCGAGTTCCTGATAATAATATCATAAGGACCATTGTAATGGAATTGGGAAACCCGATAGTTTCTACTTCGATCTACGATGAGGATGATGTAATTGAATATACAACGGATCCCGAGCTGATCTATGAAAAATGGAGGGATCGGGTGGATCTGGTCATCGATGGAGGTTATGGAGGGAATATCGCCTCTACCATAATCGATCTCACAGAAGATGAGATTGTGGTTGTAAGAGAAGGAAAAGGGCCGGTAGAAGTTTTATAA
- a CDS encoding RNA polymerase sigma factor: MDTRELEQKFAKELELHQSIIHKVCRSYTNNEAAHKDLFQEITIQLWKAYPKFRGESKFSTWMYRVAFNTAISLYRKSKRSVETTQIYDNLKELEYHGYDNEKDKQLDLLYKAIYSLNDIEKALALMYLEDKNYREIAKTLGISEVNARVKMNRTKTKLKNILNP; this comes from the coding sequence TTGGACACCAGGGAACTTGAACAAAAATTTGCTAAAGAATTAGAATTGCATCAGAGCATTATTCATAAAGTATGCAGGTCGTATACTAATAATGAAGCAGCCCATAAAGACCTATTTCAGGAAATTACAATTCAATTATGGAAAGCCTATCCTAAATTTAGAGGAGAGTCGAAGTTCAGCACCTGGATGTACAGAGTTGCTTTTAATACGGCAATATCATTGTATAGAAAGTCCAAAAGAAGTGTAGAAACAACGCAGATCTATGATAATTTGAAAGAATTAGAATATCATGGGTATGACAATGAAAAGGATAAACAGCTTGACCTGTTATATAAAGCGATTTACAGCCTAAATGATATCGAAAAAGCTTTGGCCTTGATGTATCTCGAGGATAAAAATTACAGAGAAATCGCTAAGACACTGGGTATTAGCGAGGTAAATGCACGAGTAAAAATGAATCGTACCAAGACCAAACTTAAGAACATTTTAAATCCGTAA
- a CDS encoding DUF2141 domain-containing protein — translation MIRILITAVIYLITLLTQAQDQKGSLELNEETKLSTVELTINKVPSDKGYIYFAMYASEEDFLKRNMYKKTRVKASIEGVKVSFTQVPSGTYAITCFHDSNDNGRMDFSSTGMPEEDYGMTNNVMSFGPPRFNDAKFEVKDKDLTFEIIF, via the coding sequence ATGATACGAATTTTAATAACAGCCGTTATTTATTTGATAACTTTATTAACACAGGCCCAGGATCAAAAAGGCTCCTTGGAGTTAAACGAAGAGACCAAACTATCCACCGTTGAGTTGACAATCAATAAGGTTCCTTCAGACAAAGGTTATATTTATTTTGCAATGTATGCTTCTGAGGAAGATTTTTTAAAAAGAAACATGTACAAAAAGACAAGAGTTAAGGCAAGTATTGAGGGAGTTAAAGTGAGCTTTACCCAGGTGCCCTCAGGGACATATGCCATAACATGTTTTCATGATTCCAATGACAATGGACGTATGGATTTTTCCAGTACCGGAATGCCAGAGGAGGATTATGGAATGACAAATAATGTGATGAGTTTTGGGCCACCAAGGTTTAATGATGCAAAATTTGAAGTAAAAGATAAAGACCTTACATTTGAGATTATATTTTAA
- a CDS encoding 2TM domain-containing protein, translating to MNKTTKNIIILFSIGTIIFILGSGYFNQFQYEGFNDAVQQFLIFQLYAFVLGGLNMYFFNYLESRNWAEGTALLRVLVGLLGSFVITVIGLFIVRMSIALLFENQSISEYLASEQIGNFKFGIWSTLTVVVIFHVIYFYNKYQKKKVKESQIVAKNQTARFESLKNQLDPHFLFNSLNVLTSLIGENPGQAEKFTTKLSKVYRYVLEQKNKDLTSVTEELRFAKSYMELLRMRFEDAVDYEIPQEVSDPELKIIPLSLQLLLENAVKHNVITTEQPLKIKIYEDRGYLIVENTVNPKTSLEKSTKVGLNNIKQRYELVSSNKVSIENNNKIFKVKLPLLNQKIKVMRTEYMDESAKYLRAKKKVDDLKGFYGSLVAYFIVIPFLIFLNYKTSWQFQWFWFPMLGWGLGLILQAFTVFGMRGNWEERKIREIMEKNRKY from the coding sequence ATGAATAAAACCACCAAAAATATTATCATTCTTTTTTCAATCGGTACCATCATTTTCATATTGGGAAGCGGCTATTTCAACCAATTTCAGTATGAGGGATTTAATGATGCAGTCCAGCAGTTTTTGATTTTTCAGCTTTATGCTTTTGTGCTGGGAGGTTTGAATATGTATTTTTTCAATTATCTGGAGTCTCGTAACTGGGCCGAGGGAACTGCATTACTCAGAGTTCTTGTTGGATTATTGGGTTCTTTTGTCATAACAGTAATCGGGCTCTTTATTGTACGAATGTCAATCGCTCTTTTATTCGAGAATCAAAGTATTTCGGAATATTTAGCCAGCGAACAAATTGGAAATTTTAAGTTTGGTATTTGGTCTACTTTGACTGTGGTTGTTATTTTCCATGTTATTTATTTCTACAATAAATATCAGAAAAAGAAAGTCAAGGAATCTCAGATCGTGGCCAAAAACCAAACTGCCAGATTCGAATCCCTGAAAAACCAGCTTGATCCTCATTTTTTATTCAACAGTTTAAATGTCCTTACCTCGTTGATTGGAGAGAATCCCGGACAGGCAGAGAAGTTTACGACTAAGCTTTCTAAAGTATACCGCTATGTTCTTGAACAAAAGAACAAGGACCTAACATCTGTAACAGAAGAGCTGAGGTTTGCCAAATCGTATATGGAGCTTTTGAGAATGAGATTTGAAGATGCTGTTGATTATGAGATCCCACAGGAGGTCAGCGATCCGGAACTTAAAATTATCCCTCTGTCATTGCAGTTGTTGCTGGAAAATGCGGTAAAACACAATGTGATCACAACTGAGCAACCGCTTAAAATCAAAATTTATGAAGATAGGGGTTATCTGATTGTTGAGAATACAGTCAATCCAAAGACTTCTCTTGAGAAAAGTACAAAGGTTGGATTAAATAACATTAAACAACGCTATGAACTGGTTTCTTCCAACAAGGTAAGTATTGAAAATAACAATAAAATATTCAAGGTGAAATTACCCTTGTTAAATCAGAAAATAAAAGTTATGAGAACGGAATATATGGATGAAAGTGCCAAGTATTTGCGGGCGAAAAAGAAAGTAGATGATCTCAAAGGTTTTTATGGCAGCCTTGTGGCTTACTTTATTGTTATTCCATTTTTAATCTTCTTAAACTATAAGACCTCCTGGCAGTTTCAATGGTTTTGGTTCCCTATGTTAGGATGGGGACTGGGATTGATCCTGCAGGCATTTACTGTATTTGGGATGAGAGGTAATTGGGAAGAGCGAAAAATAAGAGAGATCATGGAAAAAAATAGAAAATATTAA
- a CDS encoding 2TM domain-containing protein — translation MDKDKNKLNEEYLRASARLDELKGFYSNLAAYVLIIPFLVFVNYMTYWDYKWFWFPALGWGIGVGIHALVTFVLGNDWEARKIKELMENDKFK, via the coding sequence ATGGATAAAGATAAAAACAAACTGAATGAAGAATATCTAAGAGCTTCAGCCAGATTAGATGAATTAAAGGGTTTTTATTCAAATTTAGCAGCCTATGTTTTGATTATTCCTTTTCTGGTATTTGTGAATTACATGACCTATTGGGATTATAAATGGTTTTGGTTTCCGGCATTAGGCTGGGGAATTGGAGTAGGAATTCATGCCCTGGTTACCTTTGTTCTGGGCAACGATTGGGAGGCAAGGAAAATTAAGGAATTAATGGAAAATGATAAATTCAAATGA
- a CDS encoding 2TM domain-containing protein, whose translation MENNYTEEERYRRAQKRVKEIKGFYWHLFWYLAVNIFLTFGGTIRSLFVDGSMDFGNLNIGNFSVWFFWGIGIVGHWLHVFGMNIFFSRNWEERKIKEYMDKDKFD comes from the coding sequence ATGGAAAATAACTATACAGAAGAAGAAAGATACAGGAGAGCACAAAAAAGAGTTAAGGAAATAAAAGGTTTTTACTGGCATTTGTTCTGGTATCTTGCCGTCAATATATTTTTAACTTTTGGAGGAACCATAAGATCTTTATTTGTTGATGGTTCTATGGATTTCGGAAATTTAAATATTGGGAACTTTTCGGTTTGGTTCTTTTGGGGAATAGGTATTGTCGGACACTGGTTGCACGTATTTGGAATGAACATATTTTTTTCCAGAAACTGGGAGGAGCGAAAGATTAAGGAATATATGGACAAGGATAAATTTGATTAA
- a CDS encoding LytR/AlgR family response regulator transcription factor, with protein sequence MKVIIIEDEKPSARRLGRMLSNLNIEAQAMLHSVKESVEWFRTNEHPDLILLDIQLSDGLSFEIFEEVTVNSAIIFTTAYDEYALKAFKLNSIDYLLKPIDDDELEIAIDKFKSNQPEKHDLMVDINQIKKLLVNPLEREYKRRFTIKVGQHLRVVDTDDIECFYSDHKATYCHTNQGKNYLMDFSLEQLDDKLDPLKFYRVNRKFLIQMNAITDIISYTNSRLQIKLNHYKEQEIIVSRERVKEFKNWLE encoded by the coding sequence ATAAAGGTAATAATAATTGAGGATGAAAAACCTTCTGCAAGAAGGCTTGGAAGAATGCTATCGAATCTCAATATCGAGGCGCAGGCCATGTTGCATTCGGTGAAAGAGTCTGTGGAATGGTTCAGAACAAATGAGCATCCGGATCTGATCCTTCTTGATATTCAGTTATCGGATGGATTGTCATTCGAAATATTTGAGGAAGTTACCGTGAACAGTGCCATAATTTTTACAACGGCCTATGATGAGTATGCCTTAAAAGCGTTTAAATTGAATAGCATCGATTACTTGTTGAAGCCCATTGATGATGATGAGTTGGAAATTGCAATTGATAAATTCAAAAGTAATCAACCGGAAAAACACGATTTAATGGTTGATATAAATCAAATCAAAAAACTCCTGGTAAATCCTTTAGAAAGGGAGTATAAGAGGAGGTTTACCATTAAAGTAGGGCAGCATTTAAGAGTTGTGGATACGGATGATATTGAATGTTTCTATAGTGATCATAAAGCCACTTATTGTCATACCAATCAAGGTAAAAACTATTTGATGGATTTTAGCCTCGAGCAGCTTGATGACAAATTAGATCCCTTAAAATTCTATCGTGTAAACAGGAAGTTCCTGATTCAAATGAATGCGATCACAGATATAATCTCCTATACCAACAGCCGGTTGCAGATAAAGCTGAATCATTATAAAGAGCAGGAAATCATAGTAAGCAGAGAACGGGTAAAAGAATTTAAAAACTGGCTGGAATGA
- the rsmD gene encoding 16S rRNA (guanine(966)-N(2))-methyltransferase RsmD has protein sequence MRIVSGRLKGRRIIAPNHLPVRPTTDMAKEALFNILNNNYFIEDLKVLDLFAGIGSISFEFASRGCDDITSVDAHHACIKFLENTAKALNTELTTIKSDAFKFLERNNQNFDLIFADPPYDMEQNKFLKLIDLVFDRDLLNEDGVLIIEHGKNTDLSDHNRLTQQRKYGSNIFSFFEKQE, from the coding sequence ATGAGAATTGTTTCGGGAAGACTTAAAGGAAGAAGAATTATCGCCCCTAATCACCTGCCGGTTCGCCCTACGACTGATATGGCGAAAGAAGCTTTGTTCAATATCCTGAATAATAATTATTTCATAGAAGACTTGAAGGTTCTTGACCTTTTTGCCGGCATAGGAAGTATTAGCTTCGAATTTGCCTCGAGAGGCTGTGATGATATAACTTCAGTCGACGCGCATCATGCTTGTATCAAATTTTTGGAAAATACGGCCAAAGCGCTGAACACAGAGCTCACAACCATCAAAAGTGATGCTTTCAAATTTCTTGAACGCAATAATCAAAATTTTGATTTAATTTTCGCGGACCCTCCCTATGACATGGAACAAAACAAGTTCCTGAAACTTATTGATCTTGTTTTCGACCGGGATCTTTTGAATGAGGACGGGGTATTAATAATCGAACATGGTAAAAACACGGATCTGTCAGATCACAATAGGCTGACACAGCAAAGAAAATACGGGAGCAATATATTTAGCTTTTTTGAAAAACAGGAATAG
- a CDS encoding DUF3822 family protein yields MVTGRRSMMELKKKHKTNTSLDFSNLHEKHLSIQISLDGFSFCIIHKIEKQIEKLKYLPFHGPASTPEKLLQNVESVFKTERHLQKRYGSVNVTHVNQLSELVPKSLFDKEHLRDYLKFSSKTYTNDYIVYDELENHDMVNVYIPFVNVNNFLLERFGSFEYKHFTTILVNNILNTYRYSEHPHMFAHIREDQFELLVIANNNLLFQNSFKFQNKEDFIYYVLFTAEQLKLNPESFEFILAGTINTNSDLYKIAYTYIRKVSLIENRSEFRFPPQINDDSKRRHFTLLNQYS; encoded by the coding sequence ATGGTAACTGGCCGCCGTTCTATGATGGAGTTAAAGAAGAAACACAAGACTAATACCTCATTAGATTTTAGCAATCTTCATGAAAAACATTTATCCATCCAAATTAGTTTGGATGGATTTTCATTTTGTATAATACATAAAATTGAAAAACAAATTGAAAAATTGAAGTATTTGCCTTTCCATGGCCCGGCATCTACTCCGGAAAAGTTACTTCAAAATGTAGAGTCTGTCTTCAAAACAGAAAGACATCTTCAAAAAAGATATGGCTCGGTCAATGTTACTCACGTAAATCAGTTGTCAGAACTGGTACCCAAATCGCTGTTTGACAAAGAACATCTCAGGGACTATCTCAAATTCTCGTCCAAGACCTACACGAATGATTATATTGTATATGATGAACTTGAAAATCATGATATGGTCAATGTTTACATCCCTTTTGTAAACGTTAATAATTTTCTTTTGGAACGTTTTGGAAGTTTTGAATATAAACACTTTACAACCATTCTTGTCAACAATATATTAAATACCTACAGATATAGTGAACACCCACATATGTTTGCACATATTCGGGAGGATCAATTTGAATTATTGGTTATTGCCAATAATAATCTTTTGTTCCAAAACAGTTTCAAATTCCAAAACAAGGAAGACTTTATTTACTATGTTTTATTCACTGCGGAGCAGTTGAAACTTAATCCTGAGAGCTTTGAGTTCATATTGGCGGGAACCATCAATACCAATAGTGATTTATACAAAATTGCTTATACGTATATAAGAAAAGTCAGCCTGATTGAAAACAGGTCAGAATTTCGATTTCCGCCGCAAATAAACGACGATTCAAAAAGACGGCATTTTACCTTGCTAAATCAGTACTCATGA